In Novosphingobium sp. RL4, the sequence TTCCGCCGGGCAGACGTGTTCGGTCATGCCGTCGGTATACTTGGCGTCGAAGTCATAGAAGCCAGACTTCGGCTTGAGTTCGGTGACCAGCAGAGCCCGTTCCCCTGTGTTCGGCCCGCCGATCACGGCGGTGGTCAGTTCGCGGCCACGGATGAACGGTTCGGCCAAAAGGCGGTCGAATTCCTGCCACGGCCCCTTGGCATCCGGCGCGATGGGATTGCCGTAGTTCCCCTCGGCGGTGACGATGGCCACGCCGACCGAGGACCCCTCGTTGACGGGCTTGAGTACATAGGGACGCGGCAGCGGATCGCGCTTGTGGATTTCCGCGCTCTCGACGATGCGGCCGCCGGGCATCGGAATGCCGTGGGGGACCAGCGCCTGCTTGGTCAGTTCCTTGTCGATGGCAATCACCGAAGTGGCGAGGCCGGAATGCGTGTAGGTGAGGCCCATCAGGTCCATCATGCCCTGCACCGTGCCGTCCTCGCCCGGCGCGCCGTGGAGCGCGTTGAACACGACATCCGGCTTCGCTTCCGACAGACGCAGCGCGACATCGCGGTCCATGTCGATACGGGTGACCTTGTGGCCCTTGGACTCGAGCGCCTTGGCCACGCCCTCGCCGCTCATCAGCGAGACCGGCCGTTCGTTCGACCAACCGCCCATCAGGACTGCGACGTGGAGTTTGGGGAGAGTCACTTCTGGATACCTACTCGTGCTTGGCCTGACGCGTCGGCGAACATGCCCACGCGCTGAATTTCCCATTCGAGCGCGACGCCCGACTTTTCCTTGACCCGGCGGCGGACTTCCTCGCCCAGGGCCTCGATATCGCTGCTGGTGGCGTCGGAGACGTTGAGCAGGAAGTTGGTGTGCTTCTCGCTCACTTGCGCGCCGCCGAGGGTCAGGCCGCGGCATCCTGCTTCGTCCACAAGCTGCCAGGCCTTGTGGCCTTCGGGGTTCTTGAAGGTCGAGCCACCGGTCTTGCTGCGCAGCGGCTGGCTGGCCTCGCGGCTGGCGGAAATGCGGTCCATCTCGGCCTGGATCGCTTCCGGTTCACCGGCACGGCCCTTGAAGCGCGCAGCGACAACGACGGCGCCTTCGGGGAGTTCGGAGTGGCGATAGGTATAGCCGAGATCGACATTGCCGAGCGTGACCAGCGAACCGTCGCGCAGAACCACGTCGCAATCGACAAGCACGTCCTTGACCTCGCCGCCATAGGCGCCCCCGTTCATCCGCACGAAGCCGCCGACAGTGCCGGGGATCGAGCGCAGGAATTCGACGCCGGCAATACCGTTGTCCCGCGCAGTCGACGAGACGAGGATGCCACTGGCACCGCCGCCACATTCCAGCGTCACGTTATCCACTTTCGTCACTTTGGCGAAAGGCTTGCCGAGGCGGATCACGACGCCGGGAACGCCGCCGTCGCGCACGATCATGTTGGAGCCGAGGCCCAGCGCCATGACCGGCACCCAAGAAGGTAGATCACGCATAAATTTGCGAAGCGCATCAACGGAAACCGGCTCAAACAGAATTTCTGCTGGACCACCCGTTTTAAACCAAGTCCACGGCGCCAATGGAGCATTCACCGAGACTTTTCCGTTCGGCTCCGCAATGGTGAATGCTCCCTGTGCTAGAGAATATTCGAATGCGCCGGGGCTCACTTCGCGCTGTTTAGCAATCACGCGGCCCTCCGCTTGGACACGGCATCGGCCAGACCTGCCGCCCACTTGGTGATGTCACCTGCGCCGAGGCAGACGATCATGTCGCCCGGCTGGATCGAGGTTGCCAGCACATCGGCCAGTGCGTCGGGGCCAGCCACGACTTGCGCCGAGCGGTGCCCGCGCGCCTTCATGCCCGAGACCATGTGCTCGGAATCGACGCCTTCGATCGGCTGCTCGCCCGCTGCGTAGACCGGCGCGGCATAAACCACGTCGGCATCGTTGAAGGCGCCTTCGAAGTCTTCCATATGGTCACGCAGGCGCGTGAAGCGGTGCGGCTGGACCACGGCGATCACGCGATTGCGCACGCCTTCGCGCGCAGCGGCGAGCACGGCGCGTATCTCGACCGGATGGTGGCCATAGTCATCGATCACGGTGACGACACCGCCATCCACCTCGATTTCGCCGACCTTGGTGAAGCGGCGCTTCACGCCGCCGAATTTCGAGAAGCCGGTCTGGATGCACTCTTCCGAGCAACCCATCTCCACCGCGACGCCGACAGCGGCGAGCGCATTCTGGACGTTGTGGCGGCCCGGCATCGGCAGTTCGATGCCCTCGATCCTGCGGAACGAGCCGTCCCGCTGGCGCAGCGCCACGTCGAAGCGGTTGCCGCCGGGAATGGGCGTCACGTTCTCGCCCCGAATGTCGGCCTGAGCGGAGAAGCCGTAAGTCACCACGCGGCGGTCGCGGATCTTGGGGATGATCGCCTGCACTTCCGGGTGGTCGATGCAGAGCATCGCCGCGCCGTAGAAGGGCACGTTCTCGATGAATTCGACGAAGGAATCCTTCACCTTGTCGAACGAGCCGTAGTGATCGAGATGCTCGGGATCGATATTGGTGACGACGGCGATAGTCCCATCGAGGCGCAGGAACGAGCCGTCGCTCTCGTCGGCTTCCACCACCATCCAGTCCGAGGCGCCGAGGCGCGCGTTCGAACCGTAGGAATTGATGATGCCGCCGTTGATGACGGTGGGATCGACCCCGCCCGCATCGAGCAGCGCCGCAACCATGGACGTGGTCGTGGTCTTGCCGTGAGTGCCAGCCACCGCCACGGTGTTCTTGAGGCGCATCAGTTCGGCCAGCATCTCGGCGCGGCGGACCACGGGAATGCGGTTTTCGAGCGCATGGACAACTTCGGGATTATCGCGCTTCACGGCGGTCGAGGTGACGACCACGGCCACGCCTTCGACGTTCTCCGCCGACTGCCCGATCATGACCTTGATCCCGCGCCCGCGCAGGCCCTCTACCACATAGCCCTCGGCGATGTCGGAGCCCTGCACCGAGTAGCCGAGGTTGTGCATCACTTCGGCGATGCCCGACATGCCGATGCCGCCGATGCCCACGAAGTGGATCGTGCCGATGTCAGTGCCGACGCCCCTCACTGCACGGATTCCTTGACCAGCTTGCTCTTGGCAAGGGCTTCGCCGCCCTTGGCGGGCATGGCCTTCTCCATTCGAATTACGTCCATTATCGGGGTGGCGCCGAAGCCTTCGACAAGATCGGCAAGATCGCTGGCGGCATTGGGATAGCCGCAGTTCCATGCGGCATGCGCGGCATTGGCCAGCGTTTCGGGATTCTGGGCGATGGCCTGGATCTGCAGGCAGACTTCCTTGGCCATCTTCTGGAACAGGTCGGCCTGCTCCTTCAGAAGCGCATTGCGCCGTTCGCCGCTGTAAGTGTCCGCATCCTCGGTGGTGATCGCCGGCTGGCGGATCACACGCGCACCGCCCGCAGCCACGATCTCGCGCGCATTGGCGGTCTGGTGGTCGTCGGTTGCGTAAGGCAGCGGAATCAGGATCGCAGGACGGCCCACATCGGTCAGTTCCGCGATGGTCGACGCGCCAGAGCGTCCGATGAACAAGTGCGCACCGGCAAGGCGCTCGGCCATGTCCTCGAAATAGGTCGCAAGTTCGGCCGGAATACCGTGGTTTACATAGCGCGCACGGACGCCTTCGATATCCTCGGCGCGGCACTGCTGGATGACCTGGAGGCGCGAACGCAAGGTGGGTGGCAGCATCGCGAGAGCATCGGGCACGACTTGCGACAGCACGCGAGCGCCCTGGCTTCCGCCGGTCACGAGGATGCGCAGCAGGCTGTCCTCGCCGAATTCGGGGAACGGCGCGTCACGCAGGGCCAGGACTTCGTCCCGCACCGGATTGCCGACCAGCGTCACCTTGTCCGAAAACCTGGGATCGAGCATGTCAACTTGCTCGAAAGCCGTGGCGATGGCGTTCACCTTGCCCGCAAAGTAACGGTTTACACGGCCCAGCACCGAATTCTGCTCATGCAGGATAGTCGGGATTTTAGCCGAGTTGGCAGCCAGCATGGTCGGCAGCGCTGGATAGCCGCCGAAGCCCACCACGGCGGTCGGTTCGAAACTTTCGAACAGGCGCAGCGCCATGGCGCGGCCGGAAAGAATGCCCTTGGCGCCCCTGAGCCAGTTCAGCGGGTTTTTCCCAGCGATCCGGCCCTGCGGCAGGACATGGGCAGGCAGATAGTCAGGCTTGCCCGGAATCGCCGCGCCCCGCTCGTCCGTGATGAGCGCGACGTGATGCCCGCGCCGATCCAGTTCGGCGGCGAGCGCGAATGCGGGAATGAGGTGCCCGCCCGTCCCGCCCGCGGCAAGGACGTAGTGGCGGCTTACCGAGCCTTTTACGGCCGAACTCATGAAGAAAAGTCTCCAACGGCGCGAAGCGAGAACCTCTCGCGCTTGATGAACGGATTGCGGCGCGTGATCGCCAGCAGCAGCCCCACCGTCATGCACATGGCCACCGTGGACGAACCGCCATAGCTGATCAGCGGCAGGGTCATGCCCTTGGAAGGGAAGAGTTGCAGGTTGACGAGGATGTTGATGAAGGCCTGCCCCCCGAACTGCGAGCCGATCCCGGCTGCCGCGAGTACCGTGAAAAGGTCTTCCTCGTCCACCAGGCGCAGCATCACGCGGGTCAGCAGCGCAAGATAGATCATAACGATGATGATGCAGGCGATCAGGCCGAATTCCTCACCGATCACCGAGAAGATATAGTCGGTATGGGCTTCGGGCAGCGCCATCTTCCTGATGCCCATCCAGAAACCCTGTCCGAACCATCCACCGTTGAGCAAGGTGCGCTGCGCGAGGTCCACCTGATCGAAGGCATTCCCGCCCGACAGGAAGGAATCGATGCGATTACGCCCGTTGTCATAGGTGAAGTACATCAGGACAAGGCCGCCGATGCCCACGCCCGCGAACATGCCGATGCGCTTGAGCTGGATACCGGCCAGCAGGATCATCACGAAGAACGTGCCTGAAAACAGCATGGTCGAACCGAAATCGGGCTGCGCCATCAGCAGCGCGCCCAGCAGGCCCATCAGGCAGAAGCAGATCGCAACCACCGGAATATGCGGATCACGCGCGCGCCACGAGAGGATCCAGGCCAGCAGGATCGGAAAGCCCGATCCCAGAAACTGCGAAGGCTGGATCGAGATCCCCAGCTTCAGCCAGCGCCGCGCGCCATTCACTTCGGAACCGACCACCGGGACCAGCACAAGCCCGACAAGCATGACGGCCGCGATGAGGATGCCGACCCGGCGCGCACTGTCCTTCGACAGGCTGGAAGCCCAGAACATCGCGCAAAGGCCCACGAACTGCCACCGCAGGTGCAGCCAGAAGAAGTGCAGCTGCGAAAGCTTCTCGTGCGCCGTCGAAAGGCGCCGCGCGCTCGCCGGAGAGCCCGCCGCCACCGCCACCGCGCCGATCCCCATCAGGATCAGCACCAGCGCAAGCACGCTGCGGTCGATCTCCTGCCACCAGATCGCGAGTTGCCCCCGGCGGTTGCGGTTGTAGCGTGTGTTCGCGGGAACCGCTCCGGTGCCGGGCGCGATCGTGGCCATCAGTGTTTCACCCCATCGGCATCTTCGCCCTGCGCCTCGAGCAGCGCCTCGACGATCTGGCGGAACACCAGGCCGCGCGCCTCATAGTCGCGGAACTGATCGAAACTGGCGCAAGCCGGAGACAGCATGACGACATCGCCGGGCTTCGCGCGGGCCATGGCCTCGCGGATTGCCTCGGCCATCATCTCGCTGCGATGGACTTCAGTAAATGGCGTCAGGATCTCGGCGAAGCGCGGGCCGGCATCGCCGATGGTATAGGCGGCCGCCACATTGCCGAAGAAAGGCGCGCACTCGTCAAGGTCGTCGCCCTTTGGCAGACCGCCCAGAATCCAGTGGATGCGCGGCGCCGGATCAGGCGGAAACGCAGCAAGCGCAGGCGCGGTCGAGGCCGGGTTGGTGGCCTTGCTGTCATTGATGTAAAGGACGCCGTTCGCCTCGGCCACGCGCTCCATGCGGTGCGGCAATCCGCTGAACGTGCGCAGCGCCGGTTCCCACTGCTCGGCGGGAATGCCCAGCGCCTCTACGATGGCGACCGCTACGGCCGCGTTCTGAAGGTTGTGCGGGCCTTGCAGCGAAGGCCAGTCCTTTTGCAGCGCGACGAGACCCTGCCCGTCGACCCGGCGCACGAGGCCGGCCGCGCGGCGCGCCTCCTCTGCCTCGGCAACATCGGAAGTCTCGCGGTCGCCCGTGCCGAAGATGGCCGGACGGGCGGCATCCTGCATCTCGAACAGGCGGGCCTTCGAGGCCGCATAAGCCTCGAAACCATCGTAGCGATCGAGATGGTCGGGCGTGATGTTGAGCAGCGCCGCCACGTCGCAATCGAGGCTGCGGGTGAGGTCGATCTGGTAGCTCGACAGTTCCAGCACATAGACGCCGCCCTCGGGCAGCGGAACTTCGCCAAGCACCGGCACGCCGATGTTGCCGCCGACGCGCGCGGGCACTCCGGCGCTTTCGAGAAGGTGGTGGACCAGCGAGGTCGTGGTGGACTTGCCGTTGGTGCCGGTGATGCCCACCACGCGGTGCGCAGGCAAACCGCCCTCGCCGGGCACGATCGTGCGCGCCAGTGCGAAAAGCTCAATATCGCCGATTACCGGCACGTCCTGACGGCGCGCGACCTCGGCGATCGGATGCTTGTTCAGCGGAACGCCGGGCGAGACGATGACGCCGTCATAGCCGGTAAGATCAGCCGTGACCGGATCGGCCACTTCGATGCTCTCGTCCTGGCTGCGTGCGCAGAGCGCCTGGCGCGGTTCCTCGCGCGAATCCCAGGCCATGACGTGAGCGCCGCTCGCCAGCAGCGTCTCGACCGCGGTGAGGCCCGAGCGCGCGAGCCCTAGGACCGCATAGCGTTTTCCGGCGAAGGCGGGGGAGACGATCACGTCGGGCGCCTCATCGTAGCTTGAGCGTCGAAAGGCCGATCACCGCAAGGACGATCGAAATGATCCAGAAGCGGATGACAACGGTGGATTCCTTCCAGCCCTTCTGCTCGAAGTGGTGGTGGATCGGCGCCATGCGGAACACGCGGCGACCGGTCCGCTTGAACCAGAAGACCTGGATTATGACCGAAACAGCCTCCAGCACGAACAGGCCGCCGACGATGGCCAGCACGATCTCGTGGTGCGCGGCAACGGCGATGGCGCCCAGTGCGCCGCCCAGTGCAAGGCTGCCGGTGTCGCCCATGAAAACGGCTGCAGGCGGCGCGTTGAACCACAGGAAGGCGAGGCAGGCCCCGATGATGCCGGCGCAGAATACCGCCAGTTCACCTGCGCGCGGCACGTGCGGGATGCCAAGGTAGTTGGCATAGTCCACGCGGCCGGCAAGGTAGCAGATGATCGCGAAAGTGCCGGCCGCGATCACCACCGGCATCGTGGCAAGGCCGTCGAGACCGTCGGTCAGGTTCACCGCATTGCCGGCGCCCACGATCACCACGGCCGCAAAGACGTAATAGAACGGGCCGAGCGGGATATAGCGCCCCGAAAGGAACGGCACGTAGAGGTTCGTATTGAGCTGGCTGACGATGATGTACGAGGCGATCCCCGCAACCACGAATTCGAGCGCCAGCCGCAGCTTGCTCGACAGGCCGGCCGTGCTGCGCTTGGCCACCTTGTCGTAATCGTCGAGGAAGCCGATGATGCCGAAGCCCACCGTGACGGCGACACAGGCCCAGACGAACGGGTTCTTCACGTCCATGAACAGGATCATCGCGCTGACCAGCGCAGTGAGGATCATGAGCCCGCCCATCGTGGGGGTGCCGCGCTTGGCAAGGTGGCTTTGCGGGCCGTCCTCGCGGATCGGTTGCCCCTTGCCCTGACGTACGCGCAGCATGTTGATGAAGCGCGGGCCGATCAGCAGCCCGATGCCCAGCGCCGTCATCAGCGCCGCGCCCGACCGGAACGACTGGTATCGGAAGAGGTTGGACAGTCCCTCGAAATGGAACCATTCTGCGATGAGATACAGCATCTTGCGGGGGAGCCCCCCTACCCTTCCTGTTTGTCGAGCGCGGTCACCAGGGAAGCCAGGCCCACCGAGTTCGAGCCCTTGACCAGGATGACGTCATCCCGTTCGAGACCGAATTCGCGCAGAGCGTCGACAGCTTCCCGCACAGTCAGGCAATGCGCGAAGGGCACGTCCTTGCCAAGCGGAAGCGCCCCGGATTTCCCCAGTTCCCCGGAATTCTCCCCCGCTTCAAGGGCTTTTGCGAGCGGGGCCATCTCCTCGCCCACCAGCACGGCGTAATCGACACCCGCTTCGCGGATCGGGCCGGCAAGCGCGGCGTGATAGTCAGGGCCGTGGCTGCCCAGTTCCTTCATCGCGCCGAGCACGGCAATACGGCGGTGCGCCGGCGTGCGGCCAAGCTGGTCCAGCGTCGCGCGCATGGAGGCGGGATTGGCGTTGTAGCTCTCGTCGATCAGCAAGGCCTTCGCGGAAGCGGCGCGGCGCCCGTCAGCATTGGGTTCGGCGCCGGGCTCCCCACCCGGAACGTCGATCTGAAGCCGGGCGCCGCGCCCAGGCAACCCGCCCATTTCGGCGAGCGCCACGCCTGCGGCACCGAGGTCTCCCTTGACCCCGCGTACCGCGGCCATGACCGCGAGCGAATTGATCACATGATGTTCACCGGGCGAGGCGACGGTGTAGCAAACCCGCCGGTCCCCCATGTCGATCGTCACCAGCGAGCCGCCTCCGATCGCCGGAACCGCATCCAGCAACCGCACGTCGGCGTCTCGCGCCTTGCCGAAGGAGACCACTTGCGCGCCCGCTTCGAGCGCGGCTTCCTTCAGCCTGTTGAAATAGGGGCTGTCGGCCGGGATCACGGCCACGCCGCCCTTCTCCAGCCCTTCGAAGATTTCCGCCTTGGCGTCGGCGATGGCCTCCATCGAACCCAACATCTCGATGTGGGCGGGCGCGATGGTAGTGATGACCGCGACGTTCGGACGGACCTGGCGGGTCAGCCCGGCAATTTCGCCGGCGTGGTTCATTCCCATCTCGAAAATGCCGAAACGCGCACGCGCGGGCATTCGCGCAAGGCTCAGCGGAACGCCGACATGGTTGTTGTAGCTCTTGACCGAACGATGGGCATCACCCCGGCTGGCGCGGTCGAGCGCAGCCCAGATCGCCTCCTTCACGCCGGTCTTTCCGACCGAACCCGTCACGCCGATGATCGGCCCGCGCGACCGGATGCGCGCGGCGGCCCCCAGCCGCTCCAGCGCCTCGGTCGTGTCCTCCACCAGGATGTGGGGACCATCGACCGGCCGATCGACCACGGCTGCAGCCGCACCCTTGGCAAAAGCCCCATCGACGAAGCGATGACCGTCCATGGCCTCGCCCTTGAGCGCGAAGAACAGGTCGCCGGGCTCGACGTCGCGGCTGTCGATCTCGACGCCGGAAACGGTGAAGTCACCGCTGGCCGTACCCTTCAGAACCCGCGCCAGCGTGGCCGAGTCCCAAAGCGCGAGAGGCCACGGAGAGAGCGGGTTTTCCTCGGCCGCATCGCTGGGCCACTCGAGGATCCGGGCTACAGCATTCATCGCCTACTACCTTCCCTGCGGACCAGACATTTCCCTGGCCACGGTGACGTCGTCGAATGGCAGGACGCGCACTGCATCGCCGCTGCCGATGATCTGCCCCTGTTCGTGCCCCTTGCCGGCGATGAGGACGATGTCCCCCCGCCCGGCTTCGGCGATGGCCGCACCGATCGCCTCGCGCCGATCGCCGATTTCTCGCGCGCCGCCGCTCATTCCGGCGAGAATCATGGCGCGAATTGCCGCCGGGTCTTCCCCGCGCGGGTTGTCGTCAGTGACGATCGCCACGTCCGCACCCTCGCTGGCCACCCGGCCCATTTCCGGCCGCTTGCCCTGGTCCCGGTCGCCGCCCGCGCCGAATACCACGATCAGGCGTCCTTCCACATGGGGACGGAGCGCCGCGATCGCCGCTTCCAGCGCATCGGGCGTATGCGCATAGTCGACATAGACCGGCGCGCCTACCGAGGAAATCGCCGCACGCTCCAGCCGCCCGCGCACGGTCACGAGCCGCTTCAGGGCATCGAACGTCGTGTGCGCATCGCCGCCGCTGGCCAGCACCAGCCCCGCCGCGACAAGCGAATTTGCCGCCTGATAGGCGCCGATCAGCGGGAGCTCGAGCACGTAGGCTTTGCCCTCATGCTCGAGCTCCAGCTTCTGGCCGAGTCCGCCCGGCTTGCGACCCGAGAGGCGGATGCTGGTGCCCTTGGCACCCACGGTGAACGTCTTGAGCCCGCGCTGCTCGGCGTGGGCAATGGCTTTGTCGGACCACGGATCGTCGGCCCAGATCACGGCGGTGCCGCCATCGACGACCACTTCGTCGAACAGGCGCATCTTCGCCGCGAAATAGTCGTCCATGTCTGCGTGGTAGTCGAGATGGTCGCGCGAGAGGTTGGTGAAGGCGCCCGCCGCCACGCGCGGTCCCTCGATGCGGAACTGCGAAAGACCGTGGCTCGACGCTTCGTAAGCGACGTGGGAAACACCCTCGCGCGCAAGACCAGTGAGGTTGGCCAGGAAAGTCACGATATCCGGAGTGGTGAGGCCGGTGGAAACCGTTTCGTCGCTGGTGGTGACGCCGAGCGTACCGATCGAGGCGGCGCGCTGGCCGGCCATGCGCCAGATCTGACGGGTCAGTTCCACGGTCGAGGTCTTGCCGTTGGTGCCGGTGACGGCCACCAGCGTCTCCGGCACGGGCTGGAAGAACGGCGCGGCAAGTCGCGCGAAGAGACGGCGCGGCTCGGGATCGGCGAAGTGCACCGCACCTTCGACCCTGGCATCGCGATGCGCCACGACAGCTACGGCGCCAGCCTCGATGGCGGCGGTGATATAATCTTCGCCGTTGAACCTGGCGCCCCGGAACGCGCCGAACACCGTGCCGGGCGCGACCTTGCGGTGATCGATGGCAAAGCCGGTCACATTGGCATCAGCGCCCTCGGCCAGAGGAACATCGGCAGCAGCGCAGAGGGCAGTCAATTTCATTCTTCCAGGCTCACTCTTCAGCGGTTCCGGCCGGGATCAGCGGCTTGAGGTCGGAAATGTCGATGTCGCGGGTTTCGTCGGGCATGATGCCCAGCAGCGGCCCGATGCGCGGGACCACGCGCTGGATCACCGGCGCCGAGTTCCACGCGGCAGTGCGCTGGAACGAGGTTGCCTCGGTACCCTGTGGCTCGTCCATCATGGCGATGACGACGTAGCGCGGGCGGTCCATCGGGAAGGCGGCGGCGAAGGTCGCCACCAGCGAGTGCTTGCGGTAACCGCCGACGCCCGGCTTTTCGGCCGATCCGGTCTTGCCCCCGACACGGAATCCCGGCGCGTCGGCCTTGCGGCCGGTGCCGTAGGACACGATCATGCGCAGGAGCTGGCGCATGCGCGCGCTGGTCGCGGCGGTGAACACGCGGCGACCGGCAGGAACCTGCGATGGCTCAAGCTTCTTGAGCGTCGCCGGACGCCAGATGCCGCCGTTGACGAGCGAGGCATAAGCCGAGGCGAGATGCAGCGGCGTCACGGCGATACCGTGGCCATAAGCAACCGTCATCGTACGCAGACGCGGCCATTCACCACGCGGCCACAGCGGGAAGCCGCGCGCAGGCAGCTCGACATAGGGACGCTGGTTCATCGCCAGCGATTCCATGGTCTTCTTGAGCCGCTCGCCGCCAAGCTCGTCCGCGATATGGGCCGTGACCGTGTTCGACGAGTGGATCAGCGTTTCCAGCACGTTCAGCGAACTGCCGTAGTTGTGCAGGTCATGGATCGTGAACTTGCCGACGTGAAGCGGCGTTGCCGGCCAGCGACGGCGCAAGTCGGTGATCGTGCCCGCGTCGAGCGCGGCAGCGACGGTGATCGGCTTGAAGGTCGAACCGAGTTCGTAGACCTGGTTGGTCACGCGGTTGAAACCACGCGGCACGTTGCCGTCCCGCGCCTGCTCCTCGGTGATGACGAGATCGCTGGGCTGGACGTGGTTCGGATCGAACGAGGGCAGCGACGCCAGCGCCAGGATCTCGCCGGTATCCACGTCGAGAATGACGCCGGCCGCACCCTTCGCCTTGCTCAGCGCCATGCCCTTGCCCAGTTCATCTTCCAGCGCGCTTTGCACGCGGAAGTCGATCGAGAGCACTGCAGGGTTGGCACGCCCTTCAGGGCTGGTGAGCTGCTTGTCGAAAGCCTGCTCCATGCCGACCTGGCCCT encodes:
- the murD gene encoding UDP-N-acetylmuramoyl-L-alanine--D-glutamate ligase — translated: MIVSPAFAGKRYAVLGLARSGLTAVETLLASGAHVMAWDSREEPRQALCARSQDESIEVADPVTADLTGYDGVIVSPGVPLNKHPIAEVARRQDVPVIGDIELFALARTIVPGEGGLPAHRVVGITGTNGKSTTTSLVHHLLESAGVPARVGGNIGVPVLGEVPLPEGGVYVLELSSYQIDLTRSLDCDVAALLNITPDHLDRYDGFEAYAASKARLFEMQDAARPAIFGTGDRETSDVAEAEEARRAAGLVRRVDGQGLVALQKDWPSLQGPHNLQNAAVAVAIVEALGIPAEQWEPALRTFSGLPHRMERVAEANGVLYINDSKATNPASTAPALAAFPPDPAPRIHWILGGLPKGDDLDECAPFFGNVAAAYTIGDAGPRFAEILTPFTEVHRSEMMAEAIREAMARAKPGDVVMLSPACASFDQFRDYEARGLVFRQIVEALLEAQGEDADGVKH
- the murG gene encoding undecaprenyldiphospho-muramoylpentapeptide beta-N-acetylglucosaminyltransferase → MSSAVKGSVSRHYVLAAGGTGGHLIPAFALAAELDRRGHHVALITDERGAAIPGKPDYLPAHVLPQGRIAGKNPLNWLRGAKGILSGRAMALRLFESFEPTAVVGFGGYPALPTMLAANSAKIPTILHEQNSVLGRVNRYFAGKVNAIATAFEQVDMLDPRFSDKVTLVGNPVRDEVLALRDAPFPEFGEDSLLRILVTGGSQGARVLSQVVPDALAMLPPTLRSRLQVIQQCRAEDIEGVRARYVNHGIPAELATYFEDMAERLAGAHLFIGRSGASTIAELTDVGRPAILIPLPYATDDHQTANAREIVAAGGARVIRQPAITTEDADTYSGERRNALLKEQADLFQKMAKEVCLQIQAIAQNPETLANAAHAAWNCGYPNAASDLADLVEGFGATPIMDVIRMEKAMPAKGGEALAKSKLVKESVQ
- the murB gene encoding UDP-N-acetylmuramate dehydrogenase, with translation MAEPNGKVSVNAPLAPWTWFKTGGPAEILFEPVSVDALRKFMRDLPSWVPVMALGLGSNMIVRDGGVPGVVIRLGKPFAKVTKVDNVTLECGGGASGILVSSTARDNGIAGVEFLRSIPGTVGGFVRMNGGAYGGEVKDVLVDCDVVLRDGSLVTLGNVDLGYTYRHSELPEGAVVVAARFKGRAGEPEAIQAEMDRISASREASQPLRSKTGGSTFKNPEGHKAWQLVDEAGCRGLTLGGAQVSEKHTNFLLNVSDATSSDIEALGEEVRRRVKEKSGVALEWEIQRVGMFADASGQARVGIQK
- a CDS encoding D-alanine--D-alanine ligase, with the protein product MTLPKLHVAVLMGGWSNERPVSLMSGEGVAKALESKGHKVTRIDMDRDVALRLSEAKPDVVFNALHGAPGEDGTVQGMMDLMGLTYTHSGLATSVIAIDKELTKQALVPHGIPMPGGRIVESAEIHKRDPLPRPYVLKPVNEGSSVGVAIVTAEGNYGNPIAPDAKGPWQEFDRLLAEPFIRGRELTTAVIGGPNTGERALLVTELKPKSGFYDFDAKYTDGMTEHVCPAEIPDEITAACKDLALRSHQLLGCKGTSRADFRWDDTQGIEGLFLLEVNTQPGMTPLSLVPEQARACGMEYPDLVEAIIAEALADAGKVAKGGK
- the mraY gene encoding phospho-N-acetylmuramoyl-pentapeptide-transferase yields the protein MLYLIAEWFHFEGLSNLFRYQSFRSGAALMTALGIGLLIGPRFINMLRVRQGKGQPIREDGPQSHLAKRGTPTMGGLMILTALVSAMILFMDVKNPFVWACVAVTVGFGIIGFLDDYDKVAKRSTAGLSSKLRLALEFVVAGIASYIIVSQLNTNLYVPFLSGRYIPLGPFYYVFAAVVIVGAGNAVNLTDGLDGLATMPVVIAAGTFAIICYLAGRVDYANYLGIPHVPRAGELAVFCAGIIGACLAFLWFNAPPAAVFMGDTGSLALGGALGAIAVAAHHEIVLAIVGGLFVLEAVSVIIQVFWFKRTGRRVFRMAPIHHHFEQKGWKESTVVIRFWIISIVLAVIGLSTLKLR
- the murC gene encoding UDP-N-acetylmuramate--L-alanine ligase gives rise to the protein MRGVGTDIGTIHFVGIGGIGMSGIAEVMHNLGYSVQGSDIAEGYVVEGLRGRGIKVMIGQSAENVEGVAVVVTSTAVKRDNPEVVHALENRIPVVRRAEMLAELMRLKNTVAVAGTHGKTTTTSMVAALLDAGGVDPTVINGGIINSYGSNARLGASDWMVVEADESDGSFLRLDGTIAVVTNIDPEHLDHYGSFDKVKDSFVEFIENVPFYGAAMLCIDHPEVQAIIPKIRDRRVVTYGFSAQADIRGENVTPIPGGNRFDVALRQRDGSFRRIEGIELPMPGRHNVQNALAAVGVAVEMGCSEECIQTGFSKFGGVKRRFTKVGEIEVDGGVVTVIDDYGHHPVEIRAVLAAAREGVRNRVIAVVQPHRFTRLRDHMEDFEGAFNDADVVYAAPVYAAGEQPIEGVDSEHMVSGMKARGHRSAQVVAGPDALADVLATSIQPGDMIVCLGAGDITKWAAGLADAVSKRRAA
- a CDS encoding FtsW/RodA/SpoVE family cell cycle protein produces the protein MATIAPGTGAVPANTRYNRNRRGQLAIWWQEIDRSVLALVLILMGIGAVAVAAGSPASARRLSTAHEKLSQLHFFWLHLRWQFVGLCAMFWASSLSKDSARRVGILIAAVMLVGLVLVPVVGSEVNGARRWLKLGISIQPSQFLGSGFPILLAWILSWRARDPHIPVVAICFCLMGLLGALLMAQPDFGSTMLFSGTFFVMILLAGIQLKRIGMFAGVGIGGLVLMYFTYDNGRNRIDSFLSGGNAFDQVDLAQRTLLNGGWFGQGFWMGIRKMALPEAHTDYIFSVIGEEFGLIACIIIVMIYLALLTRVMLRLVDEEDLFTVLAAAGIGSQFGGQAFINILVNLQLFPSKGMTLPLISYGGSSTVAMCMTVGLLLAITRRNPFIKRERFSLRAVGDFSS